The Microtus pennsylvanicus isolate mMicPen1 chromosome 5, mMicPen1.hap1, whole genome shotgun sequence DNA segment GTGCTCCCTGCGTTCCATTGCAGTGATCATCTGAGGTCAGTCGGCTTGTGGAGCAGGAAAGCTAGGGAAGGGTGGTTTCTCAgctcttctctttgtctcttcccAGCTACACAAACCTGGATGGTCGCTGTCCTGGGCTCCTGACACCAGGCCAAATAAAACCAGGCACCTACAAGCTGTTCTTCGACACGGAGAGCTACTGGAAGGAGAGGGGTCAGGAGAGCTTTTACCCGTATGTAGAGGTGAGGGCCATGGATGGGTGGAGCAGCTGGGCCCTGACTCACTTTGACCACAACCTCCTCCAGGCCAGGGACAGACCGGCCCCACCTCTCCCAGGGTGGTAACTAGTGAGTGAACGCACCCTCCTTTGAGCTCTCAGAAGGTGTCCAGGGACCTGAGGCACCATTGTGCTTCATTGATGACGCGGGAGAGGCCAGGCTACGAGTGTCTCATCCTTTGTAGACAGGTTCTCATCTGAGCCCAGACTCCAGAGCACTGGGTGTTACCTCTGCATCACTGACACAACTTAAGGGCGAATGGTTTATTTCGGCTCATTCTTTCCACCCACGATTGCTCGGCTCCAAGCGCTCACCGTGGCATGGGAGCTGTCTCCTCATGGTAGACAAGCAGCAGAGAGGAACACAAGGAAAGACACAGATCCCTAGGACACTGCCCAGAGCCCTTCCTCCAGCAGGGCCGACCTCTAGGTTCAGTACCTACTAATGAGGCCATCACGTGATGAATCCAGTTAATCACGAGAGATTAACCAGTTGATTAGATCAGAGTCCTTGGGATCAAATCACGTCCCTAAAGCCCACCAACCAGCAACCAAGACCGCTCTAGATTCTCTTGGAAACACCTCAAACCGTAACATCGGGCTTTTACCTAAGTGTCTCCCACTTGTAGGCAGCCACCAAAGCACCTCCTGCTCATCTGGAAGGCCCAGGAGCTGTTGCAGGAAGGACTCACCATCTTCAGTGTCTTCAAgtgccttctctcttctcctagGTTGTTTTCACTATTGCACAGGAGACCCAGAAGTTCCATGTGCCTCTGCTGCTGAGCCCATGGTCCTACACCACCTACCGGGGGAGTTAGAGTGACGCATTACCCAAGGAAAGCGTCTGTCTGCCTGGCCCTTTCCCTGACTTAGCCACCTACAGTCAACGGCACAGGCTTTGTCCCCGTCAAGGGACGTGAAGTTGCTGCTTGCTGGAGAGATCCTAGCTGCCCTGGAGTTTCCTAGTGGGCGGCTGTGACTTGGGTGTCAATAAAGTGAATTCCAACACCTGCAAAGCTGAACCTATCACTGGGACAGGGGCATTGAGTCAAGATCTGCTAGCACTGCCCCTGCTCCAAGAATCTtagtttctcttcctgttgcaGTGATAAAATACTTGGACACAAGCAatttgagaaagggttttcttCTGGCTCAGTTCAAGTTACACTTCTCTGCGGCAGGGAAGTTACAGTGAAGGAAGACTGAGTGACACGGAGCTGGACACATTGCGGctacagtcaagaagcagagagcagtgtCAGGccgtggtggcacctgcctttaatcccagtgcttgggaggcaaaggggcaaagggaggtggatctctgagttcaaggtcaacctggtctacagagtttcaagacagccagggctacacagagaaactctgtcttgagaaaacaaaagaggaggaggaagaagaggaggagggagaggaggaggaggagagtgcACTGCTAACGCTCAACTGATTTCTCCACTTTATACAGTTCAGGATCCCGAGCCCAGGGATGGTCCTTCCCATAATTAATATGGAGCACGGGGCCCTTTGTTCCAtcccgcccagctagcttaacccccgaaataaccacacagaacttgcattaattaaattactgcttggccaattagctctagcctcttattggctaactctcacatcttgatttaacccatttctaatcatctgtatatcaccacaaggtcgtggctaaccggggaagattctaacctacatccatctcagaccagagattcatggcatctgccacacttcccttcttcccagaattctgttctgtcttccccgcctgcctgagttccaccctatcaactaggccaaggcagtttctttaataaccaatgaaagcaacacaaatacagaaggacctcctacaccaaatatGTGTCTTTCCGAATCAGTTAGCATAAGATAgcccccacaggcatgcccagaggccttTCTCTCAGGTCATTCTAAATTTGGTCAAGTTGGCAATACAAGCCATCACACCAGGTGATCAAGGTGGCCTCTGAGAAGAGGTCACTGAGGTCACAGGCAGAATATAGAGATGGGCATGGCACAGATAGGGAAGCAGGCCAGCAGCGAGGCTCTATGAAGAGCCCTGCAGGGAGTTCTCCACAGACAAGACAATAGAGAGGAAAAGCGGGAAAATCTTTATTGCtaatgaaaccaaaaaaaaaaaaaacaacttgctCTCTTTGGTATAGAAGAAATGTCATCTGGAGAGTGGAGCGGGGATTCACTGGAAAGGGGACAATGTATTCATGAGTCCTGCCAGACCGTAGCCCAGCATCCATCTGATCACAGCCATCGCCAGAGCTTGAATCCCACACCCTTCAGGGCCTCATGTGTGCAATAGGAGTCCCTACTAAGGCCTGTGGGGACAGGGCAGCGTCAGGACGGGAAGGAGTCCATCTAGGTCTGGGCACTGTGTCAGGCCTACTGTGGCCCACAGATTCAGGTCCCACTCCTTGCAGGGGCGAGGAGAAAGCAAGCCCAGAAGCATGGTGTAATTGAAAAGTAAACGTTTGTCAACAGTTTACCAGCCAGTGCTAGCACCTTTACAGATGCTCATGTAGCTCAcagaagggaggaaagcagagaggatgAACTTAGGGCAGAACTGAGGCCTGCGTGGCTTAGTAGTTCCTCACCAGACACttgaccaggctgccctcaaacttctagagacccacctgcttctgcctcccaagtgctgagatcagaggtgtgcgccaccacccctggcaTCAAACAGCACCTTACTCCTTTCCCCTAGTGGGCGCAGCTTCTCCTGACTCCTCAGTGACTTTGTGCCTTCTCTAAGGCCTGCCAGGGAAGGACCCGAGTCATCCTCATCCGTCACAAGAGGCACGATCTGAGGTCACAGTGCTGATGCTAGCGTTCAAATGCCTTCCTAGTCCCACACTAGGGTCTCTGATCCCCATTCTGGTAAAGGCaccctgtttgtttgcttgcttgctttttgagacagagtctcactgtgtcgctctggctgtcctggaacttgctatgtagaccaggcttgccttgaactcacagagaattgccttgcttctacctcccaaatgctaggattaagtGCACCACCACCCGCAGCCCTATGCACCTTTTTAAAAGTGTTAATTCCAAGGGTAGGAAAAAGGTTTGATGAATTGATATGTGTGGAACACTTGGAGCCCAGTCAAACTCTGAGGAAATGCTCAAAAGGCTCCTTTTTCCTAGCTGTGGCTTGGAAGCCAACAGTTAAAGGGTATGTAAGGATGAACTCTAAGTGAGAACTCGGAGGTTCAGcctggttcttaaccttcctatgTCCAGACCCCCAAGAATCAACAAAACAACATGGATATCCCTAAGAACCATATACCCAGCAGATGGCCCTACTTTTTGCAGACAGGTACCAGCATCTGAGGGACAGGTACAATGAGAGAACCAGGGCCCAAACAGGTGTATTGACAGCTAAGAGGCTGTTTGGGCAGCATGGATTCTGGAAGCCAATGGAAGGCATTGCCTGTATCCAGAACTCTGAAAAATGCGGGCGATAGAATGTCTAGACAGGGCTCCAAAAGTGGGACTCCACCCCTtagaattaaaattttgtttaaaccATCCTTGTGAGGTTGCTGCTTTGGTCAGTCTTTTGGCAGACACTGAGCGGCCACCTCAGGGACAAGCAAGGACTGAGCCCAGCCTCTCTCTAGTGCACGGTATATATGTCCCAGGGTCCCAACTCGAATTAAAGCCCTCCAGCAAGACACAGCTTTATTTCTGAATGTGCCACTCACAAAGCAGAAGAGCAAGCTCACCAAGCCAGAAATCCCTTAGGTGTTTTTACTAATCAAAGAATattgggtttttttccccattggCTGGGTCCATCTTCACTGTCCTCACGTTagctggtttggttttgttgttgtttggttggttttggttttttatttatttttttttaatcagtgcaAAGGAACTGAAAGAAAGGGTCAGCCCTTCAAGTTACAGGACTGTAGCAAACAGGGCCTTTGAATCAACAAAGGGTTTACTAGGTTTGGGGATAAGGGATTAACCAGgtggaaaaaaattttaaatatt contains these protein-coding regions:
- the LOC142851015 gene encoding 5-hydroxyisourate hydrolase isoform X1, with the translated sequence MSSRTAPRLMTLQRHLGLPQTGAMAMENSPLTTHVLDTASGLPAQGLCLRLSRLEAPGQQWMELRTSYTNLDGRCPGLLTPGQIKPGTYKLFFDTESYWKERGQESFYPYVEVVFTIAQETQKFHVPLLLSPWSYTTYRGS
- the LOC142851015 gene encoding 5-hydroxyisourate hydrolase isoform X2, encoding MAMENSPLTTHVLDTASGLPAQGLCLRLSRLEAPGQQWMELRTSYTNLDGRCPGLLTPGQIKPGTYKLFFDTESYWKERGQESFYPYVEVVFTIAQETQKFHVPLLLSPWSYTTYRGS